In a single window of the Streptacidiphilus sp. P02-A3a genome:
- the rodA gene encoding rod shape-determining protein RodA — translation MSGLTTSYRSPRYTPQRGAVGRLLARESPLRRMDWVLVAAAVALSGLGSLLVWSATRSRSDINHGDPQYFLVRHLLNLAIGIGLCVGIVLLGHHRLRTAVPFLYGFAVLAVLAVLSPLGSTVNGAHSWIVLGGGFSVQPSEFCKIAIILGMATLLSARVDAGETPHPQGKAIVQALALASVPIGVILLMPDLGSTMVMVVIILAVLLASGAPTRWLLGLIVVGGTGAFAVVQLHLLKQYQIARFAAFADPRLDPSGVGYNTAQARIAIGSGGLSGQGLFHGTQTTGQFVPEQQTDFVFTVAGEELGFLGAGLIILLLAVVLWRACRIARQAGDLYSTVVAAGVVAWFGFQAFENIGMTLGIMPVAGIPLPFVSYGGSSMFAIWVGIGLLQSVRMQRIMPA, via the coding sequence ATGAGCGGTCTGACCACCAGCTACCGCAGCCCCCGCTACACCCCGCAGCGCGGCGCGGTCGGCCGACTGCTGGCCCGCGAGTCCCCGCTGCGCCGGATGGACTGGGTGCTGGTCGCCGCCGCCGTCGCGCTCTCCGGCCTCGGCTCGCTGCTGGTGTGGTCGGCGACCCGCAGCCGCAGCGACATCAACCACGGCGACCCGCAGTACTTCCTGGTCCGGCACCTGCTGAACCTGGCCATCGGGATCGGCCTGTGCGTGGGGATCGTGCTGCTCGGCCACCACCGGCTGCGCACCGCCGTGCCGTTCCTGTACGGCTTCGCGGTACTGGCGGTGCTGGCGGTGCTCAGCCCGCTCGGCTCGACCGTCAACGGCGCGCACTCCTGGATCGTGCTCGGCGGCGGCTTCTCGGTGCAGCCGTCCGAGTTCTGCAAGATCGCGATCATCCTCGGCATGGCCACCCTGCTCTCGGCCCGGGTGGACGCGGGAGAGACCCCGCACCCGCAGGGGAAGGCCATCGTCCAGGCCCTGGCCCTGGCCTCGGTGCCGATCGGGGTGATCCTGCTGATGCCCGACCTCGGTTCCACCATGGTCATGGTGGTGATCATCCTGGCGGTGCTGCTGGCCTCCGGCGCCCCCACCCGCTGGCTGCTCGGACTGATCGTGGTCGGCGGCACCGGGGCCTTCGCGGTGGTGCAGCTGCACCTGCTCAAGCAGTACCAGATCGCCCGCTTCGCGGCCTTCGCCGATCCCCGGCTCGACCCGTCCGGGGTCGGCTACAACACCGCGCAGGCGCGGATCGCCATCGGCTCCGGCGGCCTGTCCGGGCAGGGGCTCTTCCACGGCACGCAGACCACCGGCCAGTTCGTGCCGGAGCAGCAGACCGACTTCGTGTTCACGGTCGCGGGGGAGGAGCTGGGCTTCCTGGGCGCCGGTCTGATCATCCTGCTGCTCGCGGTGGTGCTCTGGCGGGCCTGCCGGATCGCCCGCCAGGCCGGGGACCTCTACAGCACCGTCGTCGCCGCCGGGGTGGTCGCCTGGTTCGGCTTCCAGGCCTTCGAGAACATCGGGATGACCCTGGGGATCATGCCGGTGGCCGGGATCCCGCTGCCCTTCGTCAGCTACGGGGGCTCGTCGATGTTCGCCATCTGGGTCGGCATCGGGCTGCTCCAGTCGGTGAGGATGCAGCGGATCATGCCCGCCTGA